A window from Musa acuminata AAA Group cultivar baxijiao chromosome BXJ3-10, Cavendish_Baxijiao_AAA, whole genome shotgun sequence encodes these proteins:
- the LOC103969229 gene encoding F-box only protein 13 has protein sequence MEQHMDLLARKSRKRKAEEEAHDIPTFFLDELNQDLLERVLSWLPASTFFRLRSVCKRWRSVVTSETFRVACSRIPFREPWFLMVDQDLDHSIAFDTSERNWKSVSHQSCIPQSRSCKPVPVSASGGLVCYRTDSGKFIVSNLLTGSCREIPPAGHGGESHALQAVAMCSTPIYPSSFKIILVSGKSPNLAFRVFDSMKSTWEDEVMLVQKAGSSSDSHVSGDEIIYFLSKAGDVIATNMQRSPSKQYSSVLITEDGEQVVYFLSETGTIVACNLAQKAFFEYPRLLPIYLEYSIDVVECNGEMLVVVLSEFLESASLRVWKFCEESHSWQQVAAMPPSMSHEFYGQKMDINCTGCQDMIFICANSSECSRNIMLDMAADEWVELPKFYVNGKAKEFTSAISFEPRVEATV, from the coding sequence ATGGAACAGCACATGGATCTCTTAGCAAGAAAAAGCAGGAAGAGGAAGGCAGAAGAAGAAGCTCATGACATACCTACCTTCTTCTTAGATGAGCTGAACCAAGACCTACTCGAGAGGGTCCTCTCCTGGCTGCCTGCTTCGACCTTCTTTCGTCTCCGTTCGGTGTGCAAGAGATGGAGATCTGTTGTCACCTCCGAGACATTTCGTGTTGCTTGCTCTCGGATACCCTTCAGAGAACCGTGGTTTCTTATGGTTGATCAAGATCTTGACCACTCGATTGCTTTCGACACCAGTGAAAGGAATTGGAAAAGTGTCAGTCATCAATCTTGCATCCCGCAAAGCCGTAGTTGTAAACCCGTTCCTGTCTCTGCATCTGGCGGTCTTGTGTGCTACCGCACAGACTCTGGCAAATTCATTGTGTCGAATCTCCTCACAGGGTCATGCCGTGAGATCCCACCGGCAGGCCATGGTGGTGAAAGCCATGCTTTACAAGCAGTTGCCATGTGCTCTACTCCAATCTATCCATCTTCATTTAAGATTATATTAGTCTCGGGTAAATCACCAAACCTTGCTTTCAGAGTCTTTGACTCCATGAAGTCTACATGGGAAGATGAAGTTATGTTGGTTCAGAAAGCTGGGAGTTCTTCAGATTCTCACGTATCTGGAGATGAGATCATTTATTTCCTTAGCAAAGCTGGAGATGTCATTGCCACAAACATGCAGAGAAGCCCATCAAAACAATACTCATCGGTTCTCATCACAGAAGATGGAGAACAGGTTGTATATTTCCTCAGTGAAACAGGAACTATCGTGGCTTGTAATCTTGCTCAGAAAGCATTTTTCGAGTATCCTAGACTTTTGCCTATCTACTTGGAGTACTCGATCGACGTGGTTGAGTGCAACGGAGAGATGTTAGTGGTTGTCTTATCAGAATTTCTGGAGTCTGCAAGCCTGAGAGTCTGGAAGTTCTGCGAGGAAAGCCATTCATGGCAACAAGTAGCGGCCATGCCACCATCAATGTCTCATGAGTTCTATGGGCAAAAAATGgacataaactgcacaggttgccAGGACATGATCTTTATCTGTGCCAACTCAAGTGAATGCAGCAGAAATATAATGCTCGATATGGCGGCTGATGAGTGGGTTGAGCTGCCCAAGTTTTATGTGAATGGAAAGGCCAAGGAGTTCACGTCTGCCATCTCATTTGAGCCAAGAGTGGAGGCTACTGTCTGA